From a single Miscanthus floridulus cultivar M001 chromosome 8, ASM1932011v1, whole genome shotgun sequence genomic region:
- the LOC136472821 gene encoding uncharacterized protein, producing MRAISTAAAAAGGMLRARLRSASRVRGGGEGAGRWTTPGHEERPKGYLFNRPPPPPGESRKWEDWELPCYITSFLTVVILGVGLNAKPDLTIETWAHEKALERLQQQELAAVPGGGDADAE from the coding sequence ATGCGGGCGATCTcgacggccgcggcggcggcgggaggcatGCTACGCGCGCGGCTCCGCTCCGCATCCCGCGTGCGCGGTGGCGGCGAGGGCGCGGGGCGGTGGACGACGCCGGGCCACGAGGAGCGGCCCAAGGGGTACCTCTTcaaccgcccgccgccgccgccgggggagTCGCGGAAGTGGGAGGACTGGGAGCTGCCCTGCTACATCACCTCCTTCCTCACCGTCGTCATCCTCGGCGTCGGCCTCAACGCCAAGCCCGACCTCACAATCGAGACCTGGGCGCACGAGAAGGCGCTCGAGCGCCTTCAGCAGCAGGAGCTCGCCGCTGTCCCCGGCGGCGGTGACGCCGATGCCGAGTGA
- the LOC136472819 gene encoding DNA damage-repair/toleration protein DRT100-like — MASPATAAALLVALAALLAPAAASACSASDRDALLSIRAALSEERLGVFSTWTGTDCCAGWYGVACDPTTGRVADLSLRGEADDAVMAPAGRPASGLMSGYVSDAVCRLDRLSSLVLADWKQISGPIPACVATSLPYLRIIELPGNRLTGAIPPVGGLSRLAVLNLADNLLSGGIPPSLTSLAELKHLDLSINRLTGRLPSDFGRLRMLSRALLGRNRLSGPMPASVASMPRLADLDLSENQLTGAIPEGLGCGGSGTAGNGGNVLTSLYLGGNRLSGGVRASLLANSGLGMLNLSRNALGGGIPDAFTPQSYFMLLDLSRNRFTGGVPRSLASAAYVGHLDLSHNRLCGTIPAGAPFDHLDAASFASNSCLCGGPLGKCT, encoded by the coding sequence ATGGCATCTCCGGCCACCGCCGCGGCGCTTCTAGTCGCCCTGGCCGCCTTGCTGGCCCCGGCGGCCGCGTCCGCATGCTCGGCGTCGGACCGCGACGCGCTGCTGTCGATCCGCGCGGCGCTGTCGGAGGAGCGGCTGGGCGTGTTCTCGACGTGGACGGGCACGGACTGCTGCGCCGGCTGGTACGGCGTGGCGTGCGACCCGACCACGGGGCGCGTCGCGGACCTGTCCCTCCGCGGGGAGGCCGACGACGCGGTGATGGCGCCCGCGGGGCGGCCGGCGTCGGGGCTCATGTCCGGGTACGTCTCGGACGCCGTGTGCCGCCTGGACCGCCTCTCGTCGCTGGTGCTCGCGGACTGGAAGCAGATCTCGGGGCCCATCCCGGCCTGCGTCGCCACGTCGCTCCCGTACCTCCGCATCATCGAGCTCCCCGGGAACCGCCTCACGGGCGCCATCCCGCCCGTCGGCGGGCTGTCGCGCCTCGCCGTGCTCAACCTCGCCGACAACCTGCTCTCCGGCGGCATCCCGCCGTCCCTCACGTCGCTCGCCGAGCTCAAGCACCTCGACCTCTCCATCAACCGCCTCACGGGCCGCCTCCCGTCGGACTTCGGGCGGCTCCGGATGCTCAGCCGCGCGCTCCTGGGACGGAACCGGCTGTCGGGCCCCATGCCGGCGTCGGTGGCGTCGATGCCCCGTCTCGCCGACCTCGACCTCTCCGAGAACCAGCTGACGGGTGCGATCCCCGAGGGTCTGGGCTGCGGCGGCTCCGGGACCGCCGGGAATGGCGGCAACGTGCTGACGTCGCTGTACCTCGGCGGGAACCGGCTGTCGGGCGGCGTCCGGGCGAGCCTGCTGGCGAACAGCGGGCTCGGGATGCTGAACCTGAGCCGGAACGCGCTGGGCGGCGGCATCCCCGACGCGTTCACGCCGCAGTCCTACTTCATGCTGCTGGACCTGTCGCGGAACCGGTTCACCGGCGGCGTGCCGCGGTCGCTGGCCTCGGCCGCGTACGTGGGCCACCTGGACCTCAGCCACAACCGGCTGTGCGGCACCATCCCCGCCGGCGCGCCGTTCGACCACCTCGACGCCGCGTCGTTCGCCAGCAACAGCTGCCTCTGCGGCGGCCCGCTCGGCAAGTGCACGTGA